In the Lepus europaeus isolate LE1 chromosome 10, mLepTim1.pri, whole genome shotgun sequence genome, ggctggggtggggtccAGGGTTTATCTCCAAGGCCAAGTTGACGTTGGAGGACTCCATGGGTGGAGCTGCCCTCTCTGAGCCAGCAGGGGCCTGGAACAGCTCAGCTGAGACCCAGCTGAGCTCGAAACACTGCCTGGAGCTTAGGAGCCCACTGTGTCCAGCGCACTCCCCGCCACAGTCACCAGGTGGCAGGAATGCAGGTCTGGAAGCCCTGGTAAGGCCCACAGGGGTCGGCTGAGCGATGGTCGCCCCTTCCACCGCTCACCttccccctggggtgggggcagtgggttCTCAGGAGTGGACCCAGCAGGACAGCGCTGAGATCCACCTCATCAGCGGGGAGACCGCGtcgctcctccctccccaggccccagccgcGGGGGAGAAGGCAGGAGTCGGGGTCCACCCCAGCTGTTTATTGGAAGGGAAGGTGGGACGCAAAGGGTGCAGGAGGGGGACGCGGCGGGAGGCACAAGGGCCAGCGGGTCAGTGCTGGGGACTGAGCCGGCCCGAGTGAGGGGCGGGATCCGTGAGCTGTGTCggagcgccccctggtggtaCAGGCAGGCGCCCTTTTGTCACCAGGGTAGGACTAGAAGTGGCGGTTTCCAAGGAGGCAGACAAAGACACCCCAATTCTCCTGCCCCTGGTTCCTAGCGACCTAATCCGTCTGTGTCTCTGGGCCATGTCCCCCACCCCTGAGGTCCCCTGGGGATCAGGAAGGTGCAGGGCTCTCCTCTGGCTGTGGAACCAGAGCTGGTCCAAGAGGACGCTGGGGTCTCACAGCGCAGATGGCCTCGCACTGTGACCTGGGACACACGATCTCTCAGTCTCCCCCAGCCACTTCACCTGCAAACTGGGGTAGTCACTGCCCATCGCGGGGTGGACCTGGGGTCAGAGGCACTGTGCAGGGAGCACACACAGTGTGAGGAGCCAAGGTTTGCACACCAACCTGGAGGGGGAGCTCAAGGGAGCTCGCTGGCCCACTCGGACGGAGGCCCTGGGAGGATGACAGCGCCCGGTCCCTCCTCCATCCTGTCTGCCCAGCTCACACCCTGGGGAGAACTGGAAGGTCTCCGACTCTGGCCCACACCCCTCCTGCTACAGGGGCAGGGACCAACAGGACAAGGGCCTGGCCCACCAAAGTCCCAGAGGGAGGAGTGGGGACAGGCTGGGGGCCGTGTGTTCTGCCCcgaagggctggggcaggagaagAGGGTGGGAAGACATGAAGGCTGGCATTTGGGCTGAGTTGGCACCCTGCCCCCAGGGGTTTGGGTCGTCAGGGGTCTTAGGAGGTAGGGGCCCCGTTCACAGGGAGGCgttggggagacacagagagagaaggggtggtggggaggagggagggctctGGCGCCTCCTGGAGCTGCCATGCGGGCAGCTCATGAGTCCCGTGAGGGCTGGACGGTCTGCACAGGCTGCCCAAAGCGGCTGCCAGGGGCCGAGAGCCACGACCGGCCACTGGCGTCTCGGAAGACGGGggacagcggcggcggcggctcgtcCCTGAAGACCTCCACGTGGCTGTCGGCTTCAGTGTCTACGGGCTCCGCCTTGGTGTCCTGGCTCAGCCAGCCTGTCATGGCCCAGAACAGGCAGATGGCCAGCAGGATGCCGGCTGCCACGCACAGCGCTGTGCCTGCCAGGCGGCAGGTGCCCAGGGCCTGGTTGTAGTCGGCCGCGCGCTGATCCAATATGGGGGCCTCGCTGAAGGTGACGCTCTCCAGCTTGGGGGGTACCGC is a window encoding:
- the NRSN2 gene encoding neurensin-2, with protein sequence MLSCTRPCGCSHRSGVEDGRCSGVRSYLHLFYEDCAGTALSDDPEGPPVLCPRRPWPSLCWKISLSSGTLLLLLGVAALTTGYAVPPKLESVTFSEAPILDQRAADYNQALGTCRLAGTALCVAAGILLAICLFWAMTGWLSQDTKAEPVDTEADSHVEVFRDEPPPPLSPVFRDASGRSWLSAPGSRFGQPVQTVQPSRDS